In the genome of Atribacterota bacterium, the window AATATTTTCATTTTGTTCGTTTAATACCGAGGCTATTTTAGAGATTTCTTTAATGGCGTCACTATCAAAGTCGAGGTCAATTCCCTCTGTTTTTAGAAGTGCTTTATATTGTTTTATTAATGAATTATCTGGTTCAATAAGTATTTTCTCTAAATCTTCCTGATCGAGGCTGTTTAATTCTACACGCAAAGGAAACCGTCCCTGTAATTCAGGGATTAAATCAGAAGGCTTAGAAACGTTAAAAGCACCAGCAGCAATAAAAAGAATATAATCAGTTTTTACCGCACCGTATTTAGTCATTACAGTTGATCCTTCAATTATAGGCAGAATATCCCTTTGTACTCCACTTCTTGATACATCAGGTCCATACGATTTTTCTTTCATTGCTATTTTATCGATTTCATCAATAAAGACTATTCCCAACTCCTCGGTCCTATGAATTGCCTCTTTTGCTATTTTGTTCATATCCAATAATTTTTCCATTTCATCTTCCAGAAGGATTTTTCGAGCCTCTGAAATTTTAACTTTTTTTCTTTTTTTTCTGCCAGGTAACATTTTATCTAAAATTTCTTTAAAATCAATTCCGATTCCTTCCATTCCCATATTTGAAAATATCTCTATTGAAGAATGGCTTTGTTCCTCAATTTCAATACTAATTTCTCTTTCTTCTAATTCACCTTTTCGTAGTTTATTTTTTAATATCTCTTTTGTTTTTAATAATCTTTCTTTTTGTAAATCATGACTACTCAATGGAGTTTCAATTTCAATTATATTTTTCTCTTTATCAATATTATCAATAGATTGATTGGTTTGAAAATCTTTATAAGAGGTATCTCTCCTATCTTTCATATCAATCTGACTTGTAGGAAGTAATGCTTGTAATATCCTCTCTTCAACTCTTTCTTTGGCATTCCCTCGGACCTCTTCCATTTTTTCTTTACGTATAAGTTGCACTGCAGCTTGTACCAGATCTCTTATCATAGAATCAACATCTTTGCCCACATAACCTACTTCGGTAAATTTAGTAGCCTCTACTTTAATAAATGGTGCTCGAACTAATTTAGCTAATCTACGCGCAATCTCAGTTTTGCCTACCCCTGTTGGACCAATCATTATAATATTTTTTGGAGTTACCTCTTCTATTAATGTTTTAGGCAGCTTTTTTCTTCTAATCCTATTTCTTAGAGCAATTGCAACCGCTTCTTTTGCTTGTTTTTGTCCTACAATATATTTATCTAATTCTGCTACTATTTCAGATGGAATCAAATTCTCCAATACTGTTCCCCCTTCATTATCACTTTAATGTTTCTACGGTAATATAATGATTAGTATAGATACAAATAGAGGCAGTAATCTTTAATGATTCCTGAGCAATTTCTGTAGCAGATAGTTGGGTGAATGAAAGCAAAGCCTGAGCTGATGCTAAAGCATATGGGCCACCAGAACCGATTGCTGCAATAGGTTTATCGGGTTCTATAATATCACCATTTCCAGAAATTGTAAACATATCTTGTAAGTCTGCAACTATAAGTAAAGCTTCTAATCTTCTGAGAGCCTTGTCAGTTCTCCAGTCCTTAGCCAGTTCGATAGATGCTCTTTTTAAATTACCATGAAATTCCTCTAACTTATTTTCAAACCTTTCATATAAAGTAAGTGCATCTGCTGCACCACCAGCAAAACCGGTTAGCACTTTATTATGATAAATTTTTCTTATTTTTCTGGCCTCATTTTTAGCAATTGTATTTCCCATGGTTATTTGTCCATCTCCGGCAATAGCAATTTCATTGTTTCTTCTAACGGCAAGGATTGTTGTCCCTTTATACATAGATAAAATCCTTTCAATTATTACTTATGATATTTCTTCCTAATCTTAAGGATGTTCAAGGGGAATCCTTCCTCTTGAACATCCTTAAGATTCATTTAATTTACACATTATTATTCATGTAGTAAAGATTATTTCTAGTATCAGATATTTTTCGAAATTCTGATAACATAAATGTACTCTTTTATTTTATATTTTATCAGTTTTTTAAAATATTGTTTACTATTTTCTAGGGATAGACTTTTTGTATATTTCAATCAATTTACCTTTAGTAATATGAGTGTAAATTTGAGTGGTTGATAAACTTTCATGTCCCAATAATTCCTGTACAGAACGCAAATCAGCACCACCATTTAAGAGATGAGTAGCAAAGGTATGACGAAAAACATGTGGGCTTATCTTTTTATTTAAACAGGCTAATCGCATATTTTTATTAATTATCATTCTAATGCTTCTGGTAGAAAGTCTTTCACCAAAACAACTTATAAACATAGCTTTTCCTGAAATTGATTCATAATAATTCTTCCTCGGTATCAACTCTCTGACTTTCAAATAATTTTTCAAAGCATTTTTTACAGGTTGACTGAGCGGCAATATCCTTTCTTTGGAACCTTTGCCTAAAACTTTCATTGTATCATCATCCAGACTAATATCATCAGTGTCCAGAGTGGATAATTCAGTCACTCTTATCCCAGTACCATATAACAACTCTAAAATAGCCTTATCTCTAATGCCAATAGGTTTATCTGTTTTTATTGAATCAATTAATCGCAATACTTCTTCCAAAAATAAGAAATCTGGTAATTTCTTTTTAATTCTCGGTATTTGTATATATTCTGCAGGATTTCTATTAATATAATCTTGTTGAACTAGGTATCTATAAAAGACACGGAAAGAAGATATTTTTCGGGCAATTGTTCTATCACTATAATTTTTTTGTTTTAAATAGACTATATAACTTCTGAGCATCTGATAATTCAAATCAGTTAGGCTATCTACCTTTTTAATATCTTTGGAAAATTGGATTAAGCTAATAATATCTTTCATATAAGCATTTATGGTATTTTGAGAAAAATTCTTTTTTTCTTTTAAATATTTTCTATATTCTTTTATATTATTTGTACTTTTTATAATGTCATTCATTTTTCAATGCCTTTTCACGATAATGACATTCTTTGTTACTGCACTGGTAAAAATTACCCTTTCTCTTATTATTAATTTTTACTAGAATTGAACCACAATCAGGACATTTTTTATTCACAGGAGGAAATAAAGAATAAAAATTACAATCAGGATATTTGCTGCAGCCATAAAAGAACCTGCCTTTTTTACTTTTCAACTTAATAATTTCACCAGTACATCCTTCTCTGGGACACAAAACACCTATTTTAGTAAGATAAGGTTTAGTTGGATGTTTAAGTGGAGATTCAGAGCAAGCTAAATATTTACCGTAAGGGCCATTTTTTATTTCCATTAGGTTACCACATACAGTACATTTTTCATCAGTCAACTCCCTTGATTTTTGTATCAATTTGTGAGGTGGATTCTCCTTAAGCCGGTTTATGTTTAGTAATAAAGATTTATAAAAGTTATTTAAAATATTTTGCCAATTATGCTCTCCTGATTCTATTTTATCCAATTCATTTTCCATGATTGCTGTAAATTTTACGTTTATAATATTAGAAAAATATTCCATTAGAAATTGATCTACAACAATCCCTAATTTAGTTGGAATTAATCGTTTATTTTCTTTTTCAACATAACCTCTACTAAGTATTTTATCAATTATAACTGCATAGGTACTTGGTCTACCTATGCCCTCTTTTTCCAATACTTTTACTAGACTTGCTTCATTATATCTAGCAGGTGGTTTGGTAGAGGATTGTTTTGAGTCAATTTCTAATAATTGCAGTTTTTCTTTTTCCCTTAAATCTGGAATAGATACCTTTTCAATTTCACTGTCTCCTAATACTTTTAGGTATCCAGGAAATATTATAGTGGTTCCATTAACTTCAAAGATATAATGACCAGCTCTAATTTTTACATTCCTTCTTTCTAATAAGGCAGATTTCATTTGACTGGCTATAAAATGTTTCCAGATTAATTGATAAAGCTTGTATTGATCTGGCTTGAGGTTGTTCCTGATAGATTCAGGATCTAGATTAATTGAGGTTGGTCTTATTGCTTCATGGGCATCTTGTATTTTTATAGTCACTTTATTTTTTAATTTGGCTAAAGTACTTTTGCTAGACGAAACAAAAATTTTGCCATATTTTTCTGAAATATATTTTTGGGCATTTAGTTTTGCCTCATTTGAAATTCGTGTTGAATCGGTTCTCATGTAGGTAATTAATCCCAATGTTCCTACTCCCGTTATTGAAATTCCTTCATATAATTGTTGGGCAATTTGCATAGTTCTTTTAACTGAAAAATTTAATCTATTGTATGCTATTTGCTGTAATGTACTTGTTTTTAAGGGGAGAGGAGGGTGTTTGTATTCTTTGGTAGTGGTAATTTTGGAAACAGTGAGTTGACATTTTTCAATTTCTTTACAGTATAGTTCAGCTTCTTTTTGATTTTTAATCTTTATCTTGACCTCATTTTTTGAGACTAATGAGGCTTGAAAGGCATTATCTTTTATATCTTTATCTCTTAAAAGTAATACATTGATTTTCCAATATTCTTCAGGTTTGAATGCCTCAATTTCTTTTTCTCTTTTGACAATAAAATGGACTGCCACTGATTGAACTCTACCCGCACTTTTGCCCCTGGTATATTTATAGCATAAAGGGCTAACTTGATATCCAACCAAACGATCTAGTAGTCTTCTGGCAATCTGAGAATTAACTATATTCATATTTAGGTCCCTGGGATTCTCTATTGCCTGTGTTATTACGTTTTTGGTTATTTCATTAAAAGTAATTCTACATTTTTGACTGTTAATATTTAATTCTTTTGCTATATGCCATGAAATAGCTTCTCCTTCTCTATCTGGATCTGTAGCTAATAATATTTTTTCTTTTCCCTCGGCAATATTTTTTATAAATTTAACTACCTGTCTTTTCTCCGGAATTGTAATCCAGGTTGGTTGAAAATCATTTTCCATATCAATACC includes:
- the hslU gene encoding ATP-dependent protease ATPase subunit HslU, coding for MENLIPSEIVAELDKYIVGQKQAKEAVAIALRNRIRRKKLPKTLIEEVTPKNIIMIGPTGVGKTEIARRLAKLVRAPFIKVEATKFTEVGYVGKDVDSMIRDLVQAAVQLIRKEKMEEVRGNAKERVEERILQALLPTSQIDMKDRRDTSYKDFQTNQSIDNIDKEKNIIEIETPLSSHDLQKERLLKTKEILKNKLRKGELEEREISIEIEEQSHSSIEIFSNMGMEGIGIDFKEILDKMLPGRKKRKKVKISEARKILLEDEMEKLLDMNKIAKEAIHRTEELGIVFIDEIDKIAMKEKSYGPDVSRSGVQRDILPIIEGSTVMTKYGAVKTDYILFIAAGAFNVSKPSDLIPELQGRFPLRVELNSLDQEDLEKILIEPDNSLIKQYKALLKTEGIDLDFDSDAIKEISKIASVLNEQNENIGARRLYTVMEKLLDRISFNAPKIGEKKIIITKKYVVNRLQNIIQKEDLSKYIL
- the hslV gene encoding ATP-dependent protease subunit HslV, with the protein product MYKGTTILAVRRNNEIAIAGDGQITMGNTIAKNEARKIRKIYHNKVLTGFAGGAADALTLYERFENKLEEFHGNLKRASIELAKDWRTDKALRRLEALLIVADLQDMFTISGNGDIIEPDKPIAAIGSGGPYALASAQALLSFTQLSATEIAQESLKITASICIYTNHYITVETLK
- a CDS encoding tyrosine recombinase; its protein translation is MNDIIKSTNNIKEYRKYLKEKKNFSQNTINAYMKDIISLIQFSKDIKKVDSLTDLNYQMLRSYIVYLKQKNYSDRTIARKISSFRVFYRYLVQQDYINRNPAEYIQIPRIKKKLPDFLFLEEVLRLIDSIKTDKPIGIRDKAILELLYGTGIRVTELSTLDTDDISLDDDTMKVLGKGSKERILPLSQPVKNALKNYLKVRELIPRKNYYESISGKAMFISCFGERLSTRSIRMIINKNMRLACLNKKISPHVFRHTFATHLLNGGADLRSVQELLGHESLSTTQIYTHITKGKLIEIYKKSIPRK
- the topA gene encoding type I DNA topoisomerase; translated protein: MEKSLIIVESPTKERVLKEMIGEKFLIISSKGHIKDLPKSRMGIDMENDFQPTWITIPEKRQVVKFIKNIAEGKEKILLATDPDREGEAISWHIAKELNINSQKCRITFNEITKNVITQAIENPRDLNMNIVNSQIARRLLDRLVGYQVSPLCYKYTRGKSAGRVQSVAVHFIVKREKEIEAFKPEEYWKINVLLLRDKDIKDNAFQASLVSKNEVKIKIKNQKEAELYCKEIEKCQLTVSKITTTKEYKHPPLPLKTSTLQQIAYNRLNFSVKRTMQIAQQLYEGISITGVGTLGLITYMRTDSTRISNEAKLNAQKYISEKYGKIFVSSSKSTLAKLKNKVTIKIQDAHEAIRPTSINLDPESIRNNLKPDQYKLYQLIWKHFIASQMKSALLERRNVKIRAGHYIFEVNGTTIIFPGYLKVLGDSEIEKVSIPDLREKEKLQLLEIDSKQSSTKPPARYNEASLVKVLEKEGIGRPSTYAVIIDKILSRGYVEKENKRLIPTKLGIVVDQFLMEYFSNIINVKFTAIMENELDKIESGEHNWQNILNNFYKSLLLNINRLKENPPHKLIQKSRELTDEKCTVCGNLMEIKNGPYGKYLACSESPLKHPTKPYLTKIGVLCPREGCTGEIIKLKSKKGRFFYGCSKYPDCNFYSLFPPVNKKCPDCGSILVKINNKRKGNFYQCSNKECHYREKALKNE